The window AATTAACGGAGCATAAAAAAAGATGATGACACGCTGCCTCTCCTGAGCACATTGAGGGAGCTTTTTTTATGAAAGCGCTGCATTTTGTTGTTGACTACATGTATATACAAATATAAAATAAGAAACAAACATGTATATACAAGTTTTTTGGTTCTTTTTTCTTATAAAAAACGATCTCGGAGGGGATAGCATGGCTGATTATCAGGCAGCAGCAGATCAGATTGTGAAAGCCATCGGCGGCAAAGAAAATATTGATCAAGCAACACATTGTGTGACAAGGCTGCGCTTTGTACTGAAAGATGAAGGAAAGGTTGACGAGAAAGCACTTGAACAAATAGAAGAAGTGAAGGGATCTTTCTCAGCGAACGGTCAATACCAAGTTGTGATCGGCCAAGGGGTCGTCAATCGAGTATATGCTGAAATGGTGAAACAGACAGGCATTGGGGAAGCCACAAAAGAGGACGTTAAGCGTGCCTCTGATCAAAAATTAAATCCATTGCAGCGTGCTGTGAAAACGCTTGCGGATATCTTTATTCCGATTCTTCCTGCCATCGTCACAGCCGGTTTATTAATGGGGATTAATAATATTTTAACAGCTCCAGATATTTTCTTTGATCAAAAATCGATTGTGGATGTGTATCCGGCATGGGCTGATTTAGCGAATATGATCAACTTGATTGCAGGCACTGCCTTCACATTTCTGCCCGCATTAATCGGCTGGTCAGCAGTGAAGCGGTTTGGGGGAAATCCGCTCTTAGGGATGGTCCTTGGGCTGATGCTCGTACACCCAGACTTATTAAATGCGTGGGGCTATGGAGCGGCTGAAAAGTCCGGTGAGATTCCTGTCTGGAATTTGTTTGGACTTGAAGTGCAAAAGGTAGGCTATCAAGGGCAGGTTCTTCCGATACTCGTCGCCTCCTATTTACTTGCAAAGCTCGAATTATTCATCACAAAACGGACACCTGAAAGCATTCAGCTGTTAGTGGTTGCACCGATTACGTTATTAGTCATTGGCTTTTTATCCTTTATCGTCATTGGACCTGTTACATTTGCAATCGGTAACGTTTTAACATCTGGACTTGTGGCTGTATTCCAGCAGTTCGCAGCACTTGGCGGTCTATTATACGGCGGATTGTACGCTGCATTAGTGATTACAGGGATGCACCATACGTTCCTCGCTGTCGATATTCAATTGATTAATTCCAAACTGCATGGCACGTTTCTATGGCCGATGCTCGCACTGTCTAATATCGCACAAGGATCAGCCGCACTCGCGATGATGTTTGTTTTAAAAGATGAAAAGCAAAAGGGGCTCTCACTGACATCAAGTATTTCCGCTTACTTAGGAATTACCGAGCCAGCGATGTTTGGCGTCAACCTGCGCTATCGATTCCCATTTATTTTTGCACTCATTAGCTCTGGTTTAGCTGGTATGTTTATCGCCTCTCAAGGGGTGCTGGCAAGCTCAGTTGGTGTTGGAGGCATTCCAGGAATCTTCTCCATTATCCCGAAATATTGGGGCGCATTTGCGATAGGGATGGTCATTGTACTCATCGTCCCGTTCATTGGAACCCTTTTGTATGCAAAGCTAAAAAAGAAGAAAGATGTTTCACAAGAACTTAACTAGTGGTGGTGAAGGAAATTGAAACAACAAACAAACGAACCGTGGTGGAAAAAAGCGGTGGTCTATCAAATTTACCCGAAGAGCTTTTTAGATACAACGGGCTCAGGTACAGGCGATATCAATGGTGTGACAAAAAAGCTTGATTATATCAAACAGCTGGGGGCGGATTGTATTTGGCTGACGCCAATGTATGAGTCCCCGCAGCATGACAACGGCTATGATATTAGTGACTATACAAAAATCCATGACATGTACGGCACAATGGCGGATTTTGAACACATGCTGAAAGAAGCCCATGATCGAGGCATACGAGTCATCATGGATTTAGCCGTCAATCATACATCCATTTTCCATGAGTGGTTTCAAGCCTCACGCGAGTCAAAGGATCATCCTTATCGAGATTATTATATTTGGAAGGAGCCTAAAGCAGACGGATCACCGCCGAATGATTGGCAGTCAAAATTTGGCGGTCCAGCCTGGGAGCTAGATGAAGCAACGGGAGAGTATTATCTTCATTTATACGATGTCACACAGGCGGATCTCAATTGGGAAAAGGATGAGGTGCGCAGGCAAGTATATGACATCATGCATTTTTGGTTTGATAAAGGAATTGATGGATTCAGGCTGGATGTCATCAACAACATCTCGAAAGATCAACGCTTCTTAGATGACGCCGGACAGTCTGTGCAAGGAGACGGCCGGATGTATTATACGGATGGCCCAAGAATTCATGAGTTTCTGCATGAAATGAATCAAGAGGTTTTTTCGAAATATGACAGCATGACAGTCGGGGAAATGTCTTCAACGAATATCACAGACTGCATTCGGTATACAAGACCGGATCGGCAGGAGCTGGATATGACGTTTAATTTCCATCATTTAAAGGTCGATTATCCAAACGGAGAAAAATGGGCCCTCGCACCATTTGATTTTCAGGAATTGAAGTCGATTCTGTCCGAATGGCAGACGAAAATGCATGAGGGCGGCGGCTGGAATGCGCTCTTCTGGTGCAATCATGATCAGCCGCGTATCGTCTCAAGATACGGTGATGATGAAACGTACCATCAGCAATCAGCGAAGATGCTGGCGACTACCATTCATCTCATGCAAGGGACTCCGTATATTTATCAAGGTGAAGAAATTGGCATGAAGAATCCTCGGTTTGAGGACATATCGTCTTACCGCGATATTGAATCACTTAATATGTATGAAGCCATGCTTGAAAAAGGGAAATCAAAGGAAGAAGCACTCGCCATTTTACAGGTCAAGTCAAGAGATAATGCGAGAACACCGATGCAGTGGACCTCAGAAAAGAATGCAGGTTTCTCAAAAGGAACACCTTGGATTGAGCCAGCCAATAACGACATTTCGGTCGAAGCTTCATTAAAAGATAAGACATCTATTTTCTACCACTATCAAGCCCTTTGCAGGCTGCGTAAAGAACTTGACGTGATCACATATGGAAGCTTCACCTTACTCTTAGCAGATGACCCGAAGGTTTTTGCTTATGTGAGAGAAAGTGATGAGGAGAAGCTTCTTGTGATCAATCACTTTTACGCAGGAGAGACGGACTTTACGCTTCCTGATGAGCTTGTGCAGGCTATAGATGAGATGGAGGGGCAAGTGCTGTTATCCAATTATGAGGATGTACCGGCAGATATGAAGGGATTTACGTTGCGTCCATATGAGTCAATCGTTTATCATTTAACCAAACGCTAGAAAATGGGGCGGAGGGAAAATGAAAGAGAATAAGTTTCGAGTGATTTATGATCAGCTCGCAAGACGAATTGAACAAGGTGATTGGCAGGATAAAGGCATTCTGCCATCAGAGCATGAGCTGTCCTTGATGTACGATACGTCCCGTGAGACGGTGAGAAAGGCATTAAATATCCTTGTGCAAAATGGCTATATCCAAAAAATCCGCGGGAAAGGCTCTGTCTTGCTGAATCGTGAGAAAATGCAATTCCCAGTCTCGGGTCTCGTCAGCTTTAAAGAGCTTTCCCAAACACTTGGCCGAATGACCGTTACGACGGTTCACGAATTTGGTTTAATCAAACCGGATCAGTATATTCAGTCTCAGCTGAAAATAAGTGGGCAGGAGGATGTCTGGGAAGTCATCCGCTCTCGCAATATTAGCGGAGAAGAAGTGATTTTAGACAAGGATTACTTTTTGCAAAAGCATGTGTCAGTCTTGTCGAAGGACATATGCGAAGGGTCCATCTACGAGTATATTGAAGGAGAGCTCGGTGTATCAATCAGCTATGCCCAAAAGGAATTTGTGGTAGAGCCATGTACAGAAGAGGACGCCAAGTATCTTGATTTGAACGGGTTTGACCATGTCGTCGTCGTGAAAAATTACGTGTTCTTAGAGGATACAAGTTTATTTCAATACACGGAAAGCCGTCACCGATTAGACCGCTTCAGATTCGTCGATTTTGCAAGAAGAGAAAAAGTGGACAGAGCATAGGCTCTGTCCATTTCAGGTTTTGGGAGAAGGAGAGAGATAGACGACGAATAGATCACCATTTTTAGGAGGAAAGATGATTAGATTAAATAGACCACTAAAATTAAGAGATTTAGAAATATTCAGCGTGATGAAAGATCATCAGATTTTATGTTATGTCATCATTGAAGATACGCGAAAACCGTTTACGGAAGAAGACAGAAAGCTAGAACCATTATGTTATATGGATGAAGAAGATATACAAGCGATTTTGAATGTTTTTCATATTTCCATTATCAATGATGAAAAATTAAGTAAAGAGGATTTAACTCTTGTAGAAGATTATTTTGCTGATTTTGTAAATAATACGAACTTAACGAATTTTATTATAAGAGATTATGTTTTAAAGGATTTATATGATGTCGATGATGAAAATGACATCATGTTCTTTAATAGAATGCTTCGTCATATAGGGTCAGATGATGTGAAAGAATTTGACGACCGCAATTGGATCTATTTATCTCAAGATTGATGTCTTATTCCATAAAAAGTGGACAGAGCATAGGCTCTGTCCTTTTCCTTTAGGATGATACATTTTTTCTTGTACGCTTGCGCTGGTAGTAATAAAGGATACCGCCTGCGGCGAGCATGAGCACGCCAATCAGTACAGCTGTATACATCATCGTGGCTGTATTCGGCAGTGTGCCGCCTTGGAGGCCGGTTCCATCTTGGTTTGGATCTGTACCTGTGCCTCCGCCTGGTGCTGATGTTTCGCCGTCTCCACCAGTTTGATCTGGAGTTGTTCCAGCTGCCCCGCTTTGGTTGAGGACGGTGTATTCGCTGAAGTGCTCGGTTTGACCTGATGCGACTCCGTTTTCAAATGATCCATTACTAGTTTTGGCGTAACGATTTTTCTTGCGATCCACATAATACACACTAGGTTTTTTCGCTTTTTGAGGCTCGTCTAGTGTAAAGGATAGAGTGACCGGGTCTTTAAAGGTCGAAACCTTTTTCTTGTCTTGTTTGATTTGGAAATCATACGTATCCGTTAATGCGTTTTTCACTTTATCCGTCTTTGTCATCCATATATCTGCGCTTTTCTCGGATAAATTCGAGAGCGGCAATGCGAGTCCCACTTTGTCATGATAGATGGTGACGTTTGGATCTTGCTCTCTTTTCTTCAGCTCTGCTATTTGCGCTTTTGATAGAGACAATTGAACGTTTTTCGCTTTGCTTGCTTTGTCTAGATAGAGCAATGCTTTGTTTGTATGCTGCACATATGTTTGGAATTTCTTATCATCTTGAATGTCATAAGCGCCTTTCCCTTTCGCACGAGGAAGGAACACTTCTTTCACCCTGTGATCGATAACAGGCGAAATCTGCCCGTCTGCCTTTTCAATTTGCTCTTTGAAGATTTCATAGTCGACATAACCTAAGTCTTCGCCGTGAGAGGCTTCTGTAAAGACGCTGTAGCCGTCGCCGCCTGTGCCGACAAATGCGTTTGTAGCTACGCGGTATGTTTTCTCATCATCAATATCCGTCAGTTGACCTTTTTGGTCTTTCAGTTTCACATCAATCAGTCTGCTGCCAGCTGGTTTACTGAGTGTAAACGTATATTCAATGCCAGCTGCATGAGGGAATGCGCCTCCGCCTTCCTCTATGCCTGACAGCCCCTGTTCGAGTGCTTTTTTAATTTGACTGCCTTTTAAATCTGCGACATAAAGTGTATTTCCGAAAGGCATCACCGTTAAAATATCACCTAAAGTGATATCTCCTTTTTCAATGCTGCCTCGAATACCGCCGCCGTTTGTGATGGCAAGGTCAGCACCGGCAGATTCTTGCGCTTTCTGCAGCATGCCGTCGGCAATAAAGTTCCCAAGATTCGTTTCCTTCGCACGGACGTGCTCGCGTTGTCCGTCTAATAGGACATCTGTATAGCCGACTTTTTCTGTTTTTAAATCTTGAATATCTGCTTTGTACCCATCAAGGATCGCTTTTGCATCTGCATCTTCTTTGACAGAGTCATCAATAGAGATCAGGTCAAAAGAAGATTCTTTTGGCTGTACGACGCCTTTTTTGTCAAAGGCTACGTCTACTTTCCCTAAAAATTGTCCGTAGTCTTTCACCTGAGCGACAATTGTAGGTTCTTTTTTATTGATGACCTTTAATTTTTCAACAAGTGTGTGCGTGTGACCGCCAATGATTAAATCAATACCGTCAACTTTTTGAGCCAGCTCAAGATCACGATTGTAGCCAATGTGTGTTAACGCAATGATTTTATTGATTTTTTCTTCTGTTTGAATGGTGTTGACTGTTTCTTTTGCTTTCTTGTACGCTTCTTTAAATTGAATGTTAGGACCGCTGCTGGATGTAATGGCTGTGTCTTCAGTCGTTAAGCCGAATACGGCCACCTTTTCACCATTAACATCAAGCAGGATGTAAGGGTAGATCCCGGCTTCTTTTTTCTCACCAGCTTTAAATGAGGCTGGTTTTTTCACTAAGTCGCTCAATTGTTTTTCCTTCGAGACATCCACGTTTGATGACACGACCGGGAATCGAGGCTTTTCAAATTGATGACGGTTTTTCGGATCGACATCTGATGCATCACCTGTCAGAAATTGACGTAGTACAGAAGGACCTTTGTCAAATTCATGATTACCAAACGTCATGGCATCGTATTTCATTAAGTTCATCAATTTCAGATCGGCAAGTCCTTGCCATTTTGTGAAGTATAGGTCACCAGAGAAGACATCTCCAGCGTCCAATAAAATATTGTTCTTGCTTTCAGCACGGATTTCTTTGATCTTTGTTGCGCGTCTTGCCGCATCATCAAGGTGTGCGTGTGTATCGTTCGTATGCATGACTGTTAAATTCCAGTTGTCTGATGAAGGCGGTTCTGTTGTTCCATCCTCTTTAAAGGCTAGCTTGTACACACCAAGACCATCTGTGCTTGCGTTACGAACAAAGTCTACGCTGCTTGATTTCTCAGCAAACGGTTTGGCTAAAAGAGAAGATTCAAATGTTAAAGTTGCGCCTTTCACCGGTGCAATGGCCCAGTTTTGATCAGCACTTGGGTTGATGGTTTTTTGTTCGATAATATAATCCATCAGCACTTGACGGTTCTCATCTGCTGAGGCAAGCACCACTTTATCTTGGGTCAGATGCGGAAAGCCTCCGCCGCCAGAAGCACGATAGTTATTTGTCACGACTAAAAATTCTTGATTGTCAGAGACTGTTTTCCCGTTGTAAGACAGGTTTTTGATGCGGTTTGCATTGGCGTTGACAAGTGTGCCTGTTGTGCTGTATTTAGCAGGCTGCGTCACATCGACTTGGTATGTCACACCATCTATTACATCAAAGTTATACGAGCGGTATTCCTCGTTTAAAATCGGCTGTTCTTTTGAAACGTTCGGTTTGATCTGATTAAACTGTCCGGCAGACATCTCTAACCAGTCTTTCACTTCACTGCCTCTCAGTTTCACAATCTGCACAGTGTTATCGTAAAGGTAGAGATCGCCGATGTTCTTAATCGCTAAATCTCCTTTTGCGATATTTGTATAATAATTCACACCGTTT is drawn from Bacillus pumilus and contains these coding sequences:
- the treC gene encoding alpha,alpha-phosphotrehalase, encoding MKQQTNEPWWKKAVVYQIYPKSFLDTTGSGTGDINGVTKKLDYIKQLGADCIWLTPMYESPQHDNGYDISDYTKIHDMYGTMADFEHMLKEAHDRGIRVIMDLAVNHTSIFHEWFQASRESKDHPYRDYYIWKEPKADGSPPNDWQSKFGGPAWELDEATGEYYLHLYDVTQADLNWEKDEVRRQVYDIMHFWFDKGIDGFRLDVINNISKDQRFLDDAGQSVQGDGRMYYTDGPRIHEFLHEMNQEVFSKYDSMTVGEMSSTNITDCIRYTRPDRQELDMTFNFHHLKVDYPNGEKWALAPFDFQELKSILSEWQTKMHEGGGWNALFWCNHDQPRIVSRYGDDETYHQQSAKMLATTIHLMQGTPYIYQGEEIGMKNPRFEDISSYRDIESLNMYEAMLEKGKSKEEALAILQVKSRDNARTPMQWTSEKNAGFSKGTPWIEPANNDISVEASLKDKTSIFYHYQALCRLRKELDVITYGSFTLLLADDPKVFAYVRESDEEKLLVINHFYAGETDFTLPDELVQAIDEMEGQVLLSNYEDVPADMKGFTLRPYESIVYHLTKR
- the treR gene encoding trehalose operon repressor, with the protein product MKENKFRVIYDQLARRIEQGDWQDKGILPSEHELSLMYDTSRETVRKALNILVQNGYIQKIRGKGSVLLNREKMQFPVSGLVSFKELSQTLGRMTVTTVHEFGLIKPDQYIQSQLKISGQEDVWEVIRSRNISGEEVILDKDYFLQKHVSVLSKDICEGSIYEYIEGELGVSISYAQKEFVVEPCTEEDAKYLDLNGFDHVVVVKNYVFLEDTSLFQYTESRHRLDRFRFVDFARREKVDRA
- a CDS encoding multifunctional 2',3'-cyclic-nucleotide 2'-phosphodiesterase/3'-nucleotidase/5'-nucleotidase — protein: MMISLILPAVPTYAETENGNAVKVSILATTDVHANMMNYDYYSDKETNEFGLAKTAELIDKHRSQNPNTLLVDNGDLIQGTPLGEYVYKHEKDSIINQTKVHPIIHTLNKLKYDAGTLGNHEFNYGLSFLDGTIAGANFPIVNANVKKLNGEHRFTPYVIQDKTFKDANGASQTVKVGYIGFVPPQIMTWDKKHLDGQVQVQDIVESANETIPEMKAKGADVIVALAHTGIEKTASPKGSENMIFDLATKTKGINAIVSGHQHGTFPSAEYNGVDKFNVSKGTINGIPVVMSKNWGSYLGVIDLTLEPDGSSWKVTDGTGKIESVAGVSSQKSTVKDAIQTTHQNTLDYVRKPVGKTEADINSFFAQVMDDPSIQIVTDAQKWYAQEKMKDTAYQNLPILSAGAPFKAGGRNGVNYYTNIAKGDLAIKNIGDLYLYDNTVQIVKLRGSEVKDWLEMSAGQFNQIKPNVSKEQPILNEEYRSYNFDVIDGVTYQVDVTQPAKYSTTGTLVNANANRIKNLSYNGKTVSDNQEFLVVTNNYRASGGGGFPHLTQDKVVLASADENRQVLMDYIIEQKTINPSADQNWAIAPVKGATLTFESSLLAKPFAEKSSSVDFVRNASTDGLGVYKLAFKEDGTTEPPSSDNWNLTVMHTNDTHAHLDDAARRATKIKEIRAESKNNILLDAGDVFSGDLYFTKWQGLADLKLMNLMKYDAMTFGNHEFDKGPSVLRQFLTGDASDVDPKNRHQFEKPRFPVVSSNVDVSKEKQLSDLVKKPASFKAGEKKEAGIYPYILLDVNGEKVAVFGLTTEDTAITSSSGPNIQFKEAYKKAKETVNTIQTEEKINKIIALTHIGYNRDLELAQKVDGIDLIIGGHTHTLVEKLKVINKKEPTIVAQVKDYGQFLGKVDVAFDKKGVVQPKESSFDLISIDDSVKEDADAKAILDGYKADIQDLKTEKVGYTDVLLDGQREHVRAKETNLGNFIADGMLQKAQESAGADLAITNGGGIRGSIEKGDITLGDILTVMPFGNTLYVADLKGSQIKKALEQGLSGIEEGGGAFPHAAGIEYTFTLSKPAGSRLIDVKLKDQKGQLTDIDDEKTYRVATNAFVGTGGDGYSVFTEASHGEDLGYVDYEIFKEQIEKADGQISPVIDHRVKEVFLPRAKGKGAYDIQDDKKFQTYVQHTNKALLYLDKASKAKNVQLSLSKAQIAELKKREQDPNVTIYHDKVGLALPLSNLSEKSADIWMTKTDKVKNALTDTYDFQIKQDKKKVSTFKDPVTLSFTLDEPQKAKKPSVYYVDRKKNRYAKTSNGSFENGVASGQTEHFSEYTVLNQSGAAGTTPDQTGGDGETSAPGGGTGTDPNQDGTGLQGGTLPNTATMMYTAVLIGVLMLAAGGILYYYQRKRTRKNVSS
- the treP gene encoding PTS system trehalose-specific EIIBC component, which produces MADYQAAADQIVKAIGGKENIDQATHCVTRLRFVLKDEGKVDEKALEQIEEVKGSFSANGQYQVVIGQGVVNRVYAEMVKQTGIGEATKEDVKRASDQKLNPLQRAVKTLADIFIPILPAIVTAGLLMGINNILTAPDIFFDQKSIVDVYPAWADLANMINLIAGTAFTFLPALIGWSAVKRFGGNPLLGMVLGLMLVHPDLLNAWGYGAAEKSGEIPVWNLFGLEVQKVGYQGQVLPILVASYLLAKLELFITKRTPESIQLLVVAPITLLVIGFLSFIVIGPVTFAIGNVLTSGLVAVFQQFAALGGLLYGGLYAALVITGMHHTFLAVDIQLINSKLHGTFLWPMLALSNIAQGSAALAMMFVLKDEKQKGLSLTSSISAYLGITEPAMFGVNLRYRFPFIFALISSGLAGMFIASQGVLASSVGVGGIPGIFSIIPKYWGAFAIGMVIVLIVPFIGTLLYAKLKKKKDVSQELN